The DNA sequence CATTAAAATCCCAATACGGAATTAAATCCTCTGGCAAACGTTCTAAATACACTTGAGTCACTTTTTCAACAAAATCTAAATATTTAGGGTCTTTAGTTTCTCTATAAACCAAAGTATAACCATATATAGCCCAAGCTTGGCCACGAGCCCACATGCTTGTATCACTATAACCTTGATGTGTAACACCCTTAATTTTTTTGCCAGTATCTTTGTCATATACAACAACATGATAGGAAGTATAATCAGGTCTAAAATGATTTTCAATAGTTACATCCGCATGACTTACAGCTATATCATACAATGATTTACTTCCTCCATTTTTTGACGCCCAAAACATCATTTCCAAATTAATCATATTATCCATGATAGTATTATGTTGTGGCCATTCCATATTTGGTACATCTCTAGGCCAAGATAAAATCGTTCCCACATTAGGATTAAAAAGGGTTGCTAAAGTATCAGCCGTTTTAAGAACAACTTCTTTGTACTCTGGTATATTTGTTAATCTATACCCATTACCAAAACTATTGTAGACTTGAAATCCTAAATCATGATCTAAAGCTGGAGTTACAGAAAGAGGTTTAAGATATTGTGTAAACTTATCTGCCGCTACTTCCCATTTTTTATCCCCTGTGAACTCATACAAATACCAAAGCTCACCCGGCCAAAATCCACTAGTCCAATCTTTATAATCAACAAACCTCCACGTTTTACTATCTGGAGCAATATTTCTAGGTATGTCGCCTTCTTTAGTCACAAGTTTTAATGCTTTGGT is a window from the Pseudalgibacter alginicilyticus genome containing:
- a CDS encoding glycoside hydrolase family 88 protein, with translation MGIRLQVLGLLFITIIATSCGNTNKKANQDKVFDIDAQLRYCVEQTTKALKLVTKEGDIPRNIAPDSKTWRFVDYKDWTSGFWPGELWYLYEFTGDKKWEVAADKFTQYLKPLSVTPALDHDLGFQVYNSFGNGYRLTNIPEYKEVVLKTADTLATLFNPNVGTILSWPRDVPNMEWPQHNTIMDNMINLEMMFWASKNGGSKSLYDIAVSHADVTIENHFRPDYTSYHVVVYDKDTGKKIKGVTHQGYSDTSMWARGQAWAIYGYTLVYRETKDPKYLDFVEKVTQVYLERLPEDLIPYWDFNAPGIPNEPKDASAAAVVASAILELSTLTKNAQLAEMYRDKAEKMLIELSENYQSKDANSAILLHSTGHKPAGSEIDYSIIYADYYYVEALLRLKKLKAGKDLFTPLGK